One Hydrogenobaculum sp. 3684 genomic window, AGAACTAAGAGTACCATCAGACAAATCTATATCTCATAGAAGCGTGATGTTTGGAGCTTTAGCAAGCGGTACATCCTATGTAAAAAATTGGCTAGTGGCAGAAGATACCTTGGCTACGCTAGATATATTTAGGAAGCTTGGCATAGATATAAGAAGAGAAAACAACACCTTAGAGATAAAGGGTGGTAAAGAATATTTTAAAGAACCAGAAGATATACTAGATGCAAAAAACTCCGGCACCACCGCTAGAATAACGTCTGGTATATTGGCAGGTTTTAATTTTTTTAGTGTTTTAACAGGGGATGAAAGCCTCAAAAAAAGACCTATGAAAAGGGTTACAAAACCCCTTTCTTTGATGGGAGCTACAATAATAGGAAGAGAAGACGCCTCTTTGCTTCCTATAGCTATAAAAGGAGGGAATTTAATAGGTGGTAGCTTTGAAAACAAAGAAGCTTCTGCTCAAGTAAAATCTTGTATTCTTTTGGCTGGATTTTTGGCAAAAGAAAACACTATTACAGAGGTAATAGAACCTTACATCTCAAGGGATCATACCGAAAGGATGCTTTCTAGTATGGGGGCAGATATAAACATCATTTCTAACGGTAAACATATAATAAAGATAAAATCAGGTGGAGTTTTAAATCCGATAAATATAGACGTACCAGCCGATCCTTCTTCAGCAGCTTTTATAGCAGCCCTTGCGATACTTACCAAAGATAGCTACGTCTTATTAAAAGATGTTCTTATAAATCCAACTAGGGATGGTTTTTTCAGAAAAGCAAAAGAGATGGGAGCAAATATAAATTATATAAACAAAAGACATCAAAACGGAGAAGACATAGCAGATATAGAGGTTAGATATTCACCAAATTTAAAAGCAATAAGTATAGATGAAAAAGATGTACCTTCTTTGATAGATGAAATACCAATTTTATCTGTGTTGATGTGTTTTGCAGAAGGTATTAGTTTAGTAAAAGGAGCAAAAGAACTAAGAAAGAAAGAAAGCGACCGTATAAGAGCCATTTACGTAAATCTCAAAAATGCTGGTGCCATCATAGAAGAGTTTGAAGATGGATTTAGCATAAAAGGTCCTTGCAAGCTAAAGCTAAAAGAGATAAAATCTTTTAAAGACCATAGGATTGCCATGAGCATGAGCATACTTGGTATGGTGCTTGGAACAGAGCCAGAGTTAGACGATCCAGAATGTGTAAGCATATCTTATCCAAACTTCTTTCAAGATATATATTCCTGATCTTTCTTTAAAATCCTTGAAAAAAAGGATTTCAACAAATATAATAGATGTATGTTATACATTAAACACGAGGACATAAAATGTCCACAAGCATAAACAAAGATTTTGATATAGAAAAAAAAGAACAACGAGAAAAGAAAATTTTAGAATATATACCGCTTGTAAAAAAGATATGCAGCAAAATGTCAAGAAATTTACCACCAAGCGTAGATTACAACGATTTAGTTAGTAACGGCATAATAGGACTTATAAACGCTATAGACCATTTAGATGAGTCAAAAAATCCAGAGTCTTATATAAAAATTAGAGTAAAAGGGGCTATTTATGATTACCTTAGAAGTCTTGATTTTGGCAGTAGAAACATAAGAGATAAAGAGCATAAAATAAAAGAAATTATAAGAGCCTTTCAAAACGAGTATCAACGAGATCCTACTGACGAAGAGATAAGTAGCATTTTAGGTGAGAGCTTAGAAGAGTATCAAAATAGCCTTTATAAGATATCTTTTTCCTATCTACAAAGTTTAGAAGACATGGTGTATAAAATAACAGAAGAAAATGAAAGTTCATACGACAACTTTGTAACATCAAGCATTGAAACCCCAGAAGAACATGCGGTAAAATCAGATTTAGCAGAGAAGTTAAAAGAGGCTATTGATAAGCTTGACGAGAGAGAAAAGTTGGTTTTGCAGCTTTTATTTTATGAAGAGCTTGGTATAAAAGAAGTAGCAGATATCTTAGGAATATCTTTATCAAGGGTATCTCAGATAAAATCTCAAGCTCTAGAAAAATTAAGGAAGCATTTAGAGGAAACTATATGAAATGGTTATATACGTTTATTGTTTTAAGCGGTACGTTTGTAGCTGTGTTGGGTATAACCAGCGTAAACGTGGCTATGCCAAAGATGATAGCCCCTCTTTCTACGGATATTTACGGTATACAGTGGGTTTCTATAAGCTATCTTGTAGCTACAGCTATCACGATATTGGTTTTTAATCATTTTACAAACCTTTACGGCCTTAAAAGAGTTTATCTTGCTGGTATTGTATTTTTTGCAGTTGGAAGCGCGCTCTCTGGTACAGTAGATAACATAGGCACAATGATAATGGCAAGATCTATACAAGGTATAGGGGAAGGATTTTTGATACCTGCCGCTCAGGCTATCATATTCAGGATATTTCCACCAGAACAGCGCGGGTTAGCTATGGGAATGTATGCCATGGGAGTTGCTTTTGCACCAGGTCTTGGTCCTACAATAGGTGGTTATTTGGTGGAATACTTGTCTTGGCGATGGGTCTTTTACATGAATTTACCTTTTATTATACCAATATTCTTTGCATCTTTGATACTACTACCAGATTTTCACAACCCCCAAAAGCATGAAAAACCTTTTAACTACATAAGTTTTGGGCTTTTAGCAACAGCATCCACAAGCCTTATAGTCTTATTATCAAGAGGAGAGAAATGGGAGTGGTTTTATTCTATAAAAACTATCGTTTTTTTGAGTATCGCTATACTTTGCTTTTTAGCCTTTTTAATATCAGATTTAATATCAAAGCATCCTTTAATAGGATTTGACATATTTAAATACAAAGAGTTTGACTATGCAGTCGTCACTTTTGTTCTGGTATACGGCCTTGCTTTTTTCCAAATACTATATATAATGCCAGTTTACTTTGAGAGGGTAAGGGGGCTTGGAAGCTTTGACACAGGGCTATACATATTTCCTTTTGCAATAGGCATAGTGCTTTTTTCTCCTATAGGTGGAAAACTAAGCGATAGGTTGGATCCAAAGATACTTCTTCTTGCTTGTCAAAGCATTATTTTTATAGACATACACTTTTTCCTTTCTCATGTAGATTTTTTCACACCTAAGCTAAACATATCTTTTTATATGTTTTTTGTGGGTGTTGGTATGGGGCTTTTCTTCGCACCTCTTACAGCTTTGGCTCTTAGGCATTTAAGACAAGATTTAGTCCCGCTTGGTTCTGCTTTATACAATTATGCCAGACTTATAGGGGCTGCCGCTGGAACCTCTATAGCCACCAACACATTCACCAAAAACACCGCTTATGTATATGATAATATAAACAATATGAACTATACCCATGTACATTATATATACTATAGATTGGAAGCATTGAAATGGATTTTAAACACAAGCCTTCTAAAGGCTAAAGCTCTTGTAATAGGGCTTCAAACTCTTATATCCCAAGCTTACGCCGTGCAATCTGTTTTGAGGTTTGGCTCTTTTACACTTGTTATAGCTATGATTTTTACTTTAATACTCATGTATATAGAAAGGAAAAGGGTAAAAGCATGAATAAAGATATTATAGCAAAAGCTATAAAAGAGATAACAAAAGAACTTGAGCTTTCCGAACCATCTGGGTTTATGCTGTCTTACGATTTTAACGACATATGGATTGATATATCTTTAGAAAAAAATGAGAACGGTGAATGGGATAACAAAATATACACCATAAGTGTAGGCAAACAAAAAGCTAAAAACTTTATAGATTACATCTCTGAGCTAACTCCTGAGATTTACGAAGACAACGATAGAGTATACGTCCAGTTAACAGAGGAAGAGTGGCATTCTATTCAAGATTTTATCCTAGATATCATATGAGCTCAAGCTCTTTTAGTTTAAAAAACGTTTTTAAACCATTATATTTACTTTATTTGGTAGCTTCCATAACTACAGTATTTTTGGGAATTATACTATTTGGTGAAAAGCTTTTAATAGCAAGATATATAATGGCAAAAAACGGATATTACTTCTACTATAAAAAAGCAAAAGAATATATAACAAGCATAGATTTAAACAATGTGAAAATCTTTTATAAAAATCCCAAGAGCCCATCAACGAACTTTCAATACTTAGCTCATCTTTCCTATGTAGGTATTGGATTTTATCCACCTTTTATACTAAGCGCTTCTTTTACTTGTCAAAATGGATACGTTGATTTAAAAGAAAATATGCTTTTAAAGCATATAAACATAAACTCTAAAAGGTTTCCACTTTCTTGTATTAAAGCTTCAAAATCTCAAGGTCAAATGAACTCGAAAATGCTTCTTACACCAAACTACGTGGATGGTTTTATGGATTTTAAAATGTTAAACATAAAAGGTTATTATATTAAAAGCCTAAAACTAAACTTCAAAAAAAACCGTTTCACATTTAAAGGCGAGGCAGATATTTTAAACACACCCGTTGATGTCAAAGGAGACGGCATTGTTAGTATAGATCAAAATACCCTTACAAATTCAAAAATATCTGGTGTGGGACTTATAAACCTTCCTTTTAAAAGGATGCGCATTATTTTTGGAGGTACCGTTGTAAACCCTACTATAAATATAGAATGATAGTACTACTAGCTTTGTTTTTTTCTTTAGGAGCTATATTTTACAGTTTAGAGGCTTTTAAAGAAGCAAAAAATTATTACAACTATACGCTAAAGTTATACCTAAAGCAAAGCTTGAGCGTTACCAACGATTCTTTGATACCTATTGTATTGAAAAAGGCTCAAGAAATCTATCAAGAAAACCCATACAATCCATACTACAAAGAAAGTATGAAAGTAGAAGATATAAGTATTAAGCTTTTAATAAAAGATGACAACAAGTTCAACGTAAATTCCATAAAAAACCCTATTTATTTTAACGTTTTTAAAAGTTTATCTGAAGAGTTCTGCATGCCAAAAGATTTTCCCTACTACGTTTATTACTGGATAACTGGTAAAAGCAAAGACAACATAGATCTAGATGCACTGACATATACAGCTCCTTTTAAAGACATGCAGTCAAAAGAAGAAATTATATACGCTACACCTTATAGCAGCCTTTTATACAAAAACAACTGCCATGGCAAAAAACAAGAAAAAGGCATATGGTATTTTTTAGATACAAAAAACCAAAGTTTAAATATAAATACGATACCAATACCTATATTAAAAGCCTTAAACAAAGATATTACAGACTCTATGGCAAAAGAAATTATAGATTATATAAATTTACACCCTATCAAAAATATTGAGGATTTGGTAAATATAAGAGGATTATCTTTAGACGATATTTATAAAATTCAAAGCATCGTATCTACAAAATCAAGTTTAGAAGTCATAAAGATAATTTCAAAAACCAAAATGGGCGGTATAACACAAAGACTTACCACAAAAGTTTATTACTCACCCCCTCAAAATAAGATATTGGGTATTTATCAATATTGAGGTATAATATATTAAGTAAAGTTTTAAAAGGAGTAAGGACTATGGCAGAACACAACAACACACCACATAAAGATGATGCTTTTGGAACTCTTAAAGATGCTAAAGTTATAGCTGTAGTAGGGTTTTCAGATAACCCAGAAAGGCCATCTTACTATGTTACAGAAAGGGTTTTGAAAAAGGGTCTTCACAAGATATATCCAATAAATCCAAAGTTAGCAGGGCAAGAGATAATGGGTCTTAAAGTATATGGATCTTTGGAAGAAATACCAGAGCCTATAGATATAGTAAACGTTTTTAGAAATCCTGCCCACGTAGAGCCTATAGTAC contains:
- a CDS encoding DHA2 family efflux MFS transporter permease subunit; the protein is MKWLYTFIVLSGTFVAVLGITSVNVAMPKMIAPLSTDIYGIQWVSISYLVATAITILVFNHFTNLYGLKRVYLAGIVFFAVGSALSGTVDNIGTMIMARSIQGIGEGFLIPAAQAIIFRIFPPEQRGLAMGMYAMGVAFAPGLGPTIGGYLVEYLSWRWVFYMNLPFIIPIFFASLILLPDFHNPQKHEKPFNYISFGLLATASTSLIVLLSRGEKWEWFYSIKTIVFLSIAILCFLAFLISDLISKHPLIGFDIFKYKEFDYAVVTFVLVYGLAFFQILYIMPVYFERVRGLGSFDTGLYIFPFAIGIVLFSPIGGKLSDRLDPKILLLACQSIIFIDIHFFLSHVDFFTPKLNISFYMFFVGVGMGLFFAPLTALALRHLRQDLVPLGSALYNYARLIGAAAGTSIATNTFTKNTAYVYDNINNMNYTHVHYIYYRLEALKWILNTSLLKAKALVIGLQTLISQAYAVQSVLRFGSFTLVIAMIFTLILMYIERKRVKA
- a CDS encoding CoA-binding protein, whose amino-acid sequence is MAEHNNTPHKDDAFGTLKDAKVIAVVGFSDNPERPSYYVTERVLKKGLHKIYPINPKLAGQEIMGLKVYGSLEEIPEPIDIVNVFRNPAHVEPIVQEAIKLGAKTVWLQPGAENYEVIEKYKDKIHFVYEACIGVEAGYL
- the aroA gene encoding 3-phosphoshikimate 1-carboxyvinyltransferase codes for the protein MIIKKVEKIEKELRVPSDKSISHRSVMFGALASGTSYVKNWLVAEDTLATLDIFRKLGIDIRRENNTLEIKGGKEYFKEPEDILDAKNSGTTARITSGILAGFNFFSVLTGDESLKKRPMKRVTKPLSLMGATIIGREDASLLPIAIKGGNLIGGSFENKEASAQVKSCILLAGFLAKENTITEVIEPYISRDHTERMLSSMGADINIISNGKHIIKIKSGGVLNPINIDVPADPSSAAFIAALAILTKDSYVLLKDVLINPTRDGFFRKAKEMGANINYINKRHQNGEDIADIEVRYSPNLKAISIDEKDVPSLIDEIPILSVLMCFAEGISLVKGAKELRKKESDRIRAIYVNLKNAGAIIEEFEDGFSIKGPCKLKLKEIKSFKDHRIAMSMSILGMVLGTEPELDDPECVSISYPNFFQDIYS
- a CDS encoding FliA/WhiG family RNA polymerase sigma factor — its product is MSTSINKDFDIEKKEQREKKILEYIPLVKKICSKMSRNLPPSVDYNDLVSNGIIGLINAIDHLDESKNPESYIKIRVKGAIYDYLRSLDFGSRNIRDKEHKIKEIIRAFQNEYQRDPTDEEISSILGESLEEYQNSLYKISFSYLQSLEDMVYKITEENESSYDNFVTSSIETPEEHAVKSDLAEKLKEAIDKLDEREKLVLQLLFYEELGIKEVADILGISLSRVSQIKSQALEKLRKHLEETI
- a CDS encoding helix-hairpin-helix domain-containing protein, translated to MIVLLALFFSLGAIFYSLEAFKEAKNYYNYTLKLYLKQSLSVTNDSLIPIVLKKAQEIYQENPYNPYYKESMKVEDISIKLLIKDDNKFNVNSIKNPIYFNVFKSLSEEFCMPKDFPYYVYYWITGKSKDNIDLDALTYTAPFKDMQSKEEIIYATPYSSLLYKNNCHGKKQEKGIWYFLDTKNQSLNINTIPIPILKALNKDITDSMAKEIIDYINLHPIKNIEDLVNIRGLSLDDIYKIQSIVSTKSSLEVIKIISKTKMGGITQRLTTKVYYSPPQNKILGIYQY